The DNA region CTGATGCAGACCTGCCTTGAGGAACACCACAGCTATTGTATCAATGGGCTCTGTGCCTTCCACAGTGAACTGAGGAAGCCCATATGCAAGTAAGGAATGCTGCCTACTATACCCTTCTTCAAAAATGACACTGGCATTGATTCTTcatgtgctgtgtgtgcagcttcACAGTGTCTGTCAGGTGTTTGCAGGATTAAACTTTGGCACAGACCTGAGTGCCATGGTGCCTCAGGACTGCAAACAAGGCTGTAGTGCTGTGCTAGTGTAAAACTaaggaagggagagggggaatTCACAGCTTTGTAGGTCACTGCCACAGTGCCATCTCAAATCACAGCTGGTGCTGGAGTAAGTAGTAGAGGAATCGGTAGATGTTCACAGTGAGTATTAAGAAGGGAACAACACCTTCCAACATATCAGCTCCAACTCCCTTATTCCACAACTGCATACCAGTTGGGACCATGGTGTCCTTACAATTCTCTAGGATGCATAGTGGGCAGCCTTGGCCTCTGGAGACATTACAACAGCCGAGGATCAGCAGAGCACAGTACTCTTGGTCCACACCCTGCACAACCAGGCGATGTTTAGACTGTGCCGCTCTGACTGCAGTACTCAAGCTAGCTTTAACCTAGATAAACTGGGATGACTGGTACTCTTAGTGGAGGGAAGAGGTTCTGAGTGAGCCCCAGGTTCACCCCTTCCTTGTTAAGACATCTTGTGATCTGTTCAAAACTGATGAAAACTAATGTGTATTTGAAATAGAAAGCAAAACAAGCTCTGAATAATTTTTTGCATtatgtgtatttattttgtagGTGCCTTGCTGGTTATAATGGAGAGAGGTGTGAACATTTAACACTAAATTCATATGCACATAATTCTTATGAGCGCTACATTGCTGTGGGGATTGGTATAGGAATACTGACCAGTGGAATACTCGCCATTATCTACTGCTACGTAAGAAAGAGGTACAGGAAATCTGGAGCCTTTTGATTAAATTGATCTGAATTTCAGTGGGCAGCGTTTTGAGGGCACTGGGTTTGTGTTTCTTCCTGCTACTCATCTCTGGTGTGATCTTAAAGGAACAAATGCTCTATACCTCTGATTTCTGATCTGCCAGTGGTCCAGTTGTCTGAACCATGGGGCTCCTCTGGGATGCCTAAATGAGTTGGGGGGTTAGATTTTGGTTCTGTGCAGGCTGCTGCAGTTTCAGGTTTGGCCAATACAAATCGCATGATGGTGTCTGCTTTAGATGCAGGAAACTGAAATCGCCCTACAAGGTGTGCGTGGGTGAGACGGCGTTGTGAAGCCCTGGCGCTGGAACACTCACCAAGTTGCCTGCTGAGGAGGAAGGCCCCCTGTGCCAGCGGACAGGTACCCCAGCCTCGCTGAGGAGATGAGCTCGAGGGAACAGCAGAGGAGCACCAAGAGAACTCCCACAGGACTGACAGGCTCTGTGTGTTGTTGAAGAAAGACTTGCTCTCTTGGGTGAGGGAGGACTGTGCTCAAGTCCAAGCAGCTGAGGACACTGGCAGGCCTCTGGGCACTGTCCTGTGCCCAGTGTTTGCCATGGGGAGGACTGGTTGGTTTTAGCTGTCATTTCAAGCACTTGtacagtgttttgttttgatcttttgtgtgttttgtttggttttttttttcttttttttctggaggatAAGCACCACCTCCCTCACGGTGGAGCTGTATTCTGCTCGTCGTGCACCGACCACTGACCATTTGGGTTCTGATTTTGGTGTCTGCTGGCTGTGTGTGTGGATAAACAGCCCTCTCCCAATCCAATGGTTACCTTTGGTGTGCTGGGCCAAGCATGGGCTTCTGGTGCCATAAAGGACAACAAATGCTTTGAACTGAGGAAACTATCTGGTTCTCAAAACCATCCTTAAATTAGAATATAGAGAGTAGGCAATTCCTGGAAAATCAGACCATGACACCTCTGGGCATGGCATGTTCTTACTGTTTTCGTAAGCAAAGCGGCCAGACGCCTTTCTCAAAATGGATTATGGAGTGTGCTTGTGACAAGGAACTCTCCTCTTCCCAAACATCTTAAGGCAGCTCCTCAGTTCCATGGAATTTCAGGCAGAACATTGCCTTGCTGCACCCTGATTTCTGCACAAGACTTCAATTGCTAGAAAAGCTGGAATTCCGTCATGAAACTTCACTACAATTTTTTCCCAGGAAACAGACTTTCTctgttccatttgcacattATGGGGACAATGTGACCACtcaaataagaaagaaattattttagggATTCAGTTCCACCGTTGACTAACAGATAGCGTATCCAATGCTTGGTTCCATTCATCTTATCTACAAAGAATTGGGAAGGTACAAAGATCTGGTTcaaggaagagggaagaaaatgggTTCTGAAGATGGTGGCACTACCTGGGACATCTCACTGACAGCTGGAGTGTTTGCCAGTGCTGATGTGACTAGAGATGGCTCTCAATGATTTTAATTTCAGCTGTTGCACATTGTAGACTCATCTGCTGTGCTCAGCCATCTACCAGAGAAAGGCAATTGGTACTTTGAGGTCTTGTGGAGTAATATCGGCTCCTAAATTCAGGTGCCCTGCTGAAAGCTCAGTTTCTTTGACTTGTGAGTTAATTTTCACAACAAGGATGCATGTTGTTCATtgaaaaaaatgtgtatttgtgAGACTACAATGACAGTGCTGAAATGTGCATGAAAGGTGGGGTTTGAAAGGATACAGGGGCATGTAGCACTTGAATGGTCTGAAGTTCAGGGGGTTTCTCATGTGGGCATCCTGATCAGTAGCTGAGCCATCTTGGCTCTGTGATACCAGTAAATAAACCAGCACATCACACACTGCTTGGAATCCCATGTAACAGAGGGAGCAAGCAGCATATGCACACACAGAAAGGATTGCTGGTGAGGAGTGGATGAACACCAGCCCTCTCCTCTGTATATTGACACCAGTATTTTCCAATACTCAGCCTTTTTGTCTTCATCTCCAGTCAAACCTTCAAATCTTTGCACTGTTCGGTTTTTTCCATTCTTATGACCTTTTCTTAGGTTCCACTGCTGGGTAACTTGTGCTCTTCACAGTCTTCAAGTCAGCTTTTGGTAGTGGCCCTACCATTTTCTGTCACACATACATGGTGAGAGGGCAATTGGGTATAAATTACAGTCTGCACATCCTCACAAATGAAAAACACCCTTCACCCATCTCACATGGAAATGGAAGATGTGCATGTTACTAGGAAAACACAGGTGAGAGATCCTGCTCTTTGGTCTCAGGAGAAAATTGTAGAGCTGAATATCCCAAGGATGAAAAGCCTTAGGGTTTTTGTCATGTGAGTGTATCTTCTCCCCAGTGAGTTGTCTCTTCCTGTGCTCATACTGCCAGTGTTGGATTCACTTCCCAAGGACCAGCCCTTCTCCATTGCAGAGGCTGTCTTGGAGCAGACACACACGCTACACAATTGGCTGAGGGTGTCTGTGCACTTGTCACACGAGTTCTAAGGGCATGAGTTGGAACAACTGGACTTTACCTTGCCCAAAGAGAACTGTTGGAGAGAGATGTGTTTTGTTTGCATGTCCTCTTACTGATGTTTGTTACACCCTGTGTGTACCAGAGGCTGAGCAGGTACCCTGCAGGATATGTAAGTGCCTTTTCAGTTGTATTTATTCATTGCAGTGAGCCATTTTGCACCTACAGCAGCATACACtgacttgatttttttcaatgttTGGTTACATGTAAGTGAAAAGTAAGGTCTACTTAGGGGTCGCAATTTAGCAGGGGACGACACAGCGAAATAGGTTTTTTCTAGTTGGCTTTCAGGCCCAAGGTGGCTTTGGAAGTGAGAGGTTGCTGACAATTTTCTGCTAGTGGAAGAAAAACTGGAGAGTGAAGCACCAGATAAGCCTGTGCCATGCAAAATTAGGCTTGATGTCAGGACAGAATAAGAATAAAATGGAAAGATGAAGATGAGAAGAAGGcaaggcaggaaggaaaagaagttgcttgctttatttttgtttatttttccaagtGGAGCCATGGCTTCCAGCACAGGGTTCCTTGCCACCTGTGTGCTGTATGCCTGCCCTGCAGAAGCACAGCCTCAGAGCAGGCCCCAGCTGTGTGCTGCATGAACTGACTCATGGAATCTGCATGGCCTCAGATTGCTTCAGGGAGtcagccctgctgagccctTCCTTGTTAAGTGACAGATGCTGCCAGCCTGGAATGGTGTGTTGCTGCTTACGGTGCTGAATTTCCTGCAGAACTGGCCTGTCAGAGGATCAGGATCATCTTTCCTAGTTCATTTATCAGGCTCAGACTCCTTCTGTAGTGGCATAATTAAGAGAGTTGTAAGCTTCTTCCCTTTCCAGCTTCACGTGCCAAAAACTGTCATTTCAAGAGGAGCCCCTGCCTTTGTGTGACTTTTAGGCAGGGCTGCCTCAGCTGtgagaggcagcagctcagcagggccAAGCCAGAGCTATCGAAGACTGGGATATTCCTTTCTGAAGGACGGAGCACTTGCCCTATCAGTGATCCAAGCTAGTGGAACCACactggcttttcctgcagcacatCTCTCAAGCTGAGTTGCCCTTGAGCCACCCAGCCTTGAACCGGCTTCACTGGCATCTGTAGCTGGTGTGCTGGGTTGCTGCTGGAACATCTTCCCTGAATTCAACTCCCATTTTCTGCTCAGGTGTGTGGGTGGCCTGCAGTTTCCCTGATCCCAGCAAGGTCTGCTGCGAACAGTGAGATGCAAGCCTGGGGAAAAGATGGCTTTCAAGACACTTGATCTGGTTTTGGAGGGAAGTGTAAGGAGCTGGATTGATGCTCCAAGTgcacagtgtccctgtcccaccttTTGGCTGGGGCACACTGGTGGCTGGCATGCAGCTAGGAGACAGTTTTTCCTTGGAGATTTTCTCTTATTCCTAGTAACCCACAGTATATTTGGATAATGACACACCAGGGTTTCTTCTCCACCCTGCTTACAGTAAAAGCACAAATCTGATTcgtgctgctgcagcagtgcagcCCTGCCTTGTGTTTGTGTACTAAGAACTAGCTGTGAAACTGGTCATTTCCTGGTGACTCTCACCTTCATGcaagaaaagaaaccaaaacaagaccctccccccccccaaaaaaaaacccactccaACTTTCCTCTCCACCtccaacaaaaccccaaaaccaaaatcaaaccCAAAAAATCATATTCCTCTCAGCCAAGCTTTGAGCTTTGTAATTCTTTACACCTGTTacatgttttgtttcatttctggtCCATGAAATACACTGTAGCATCCCACAACGAGAAAGCTAATTTGGTAATGTGATTGATTTCATAATTAAGTTCAGAATAATTCCTGTCACCCCCGAAAGGCTGCAGTTCTTAATGGATTGCCTTTAGACCATCCCTAGGAAGCAAGGCTTTAAGAATGATGTTCTGTGGAGAACTAAAACAAGGAGGGATTAAACCCACATGATGGAGAGATGTCAGACTTCaaacctttttaaaaagtagatCATTCTTCTGCGAGTTCTTTCAAGAAATGGTGCTTGGGTAGATCAATAATACAGTAAGTGTTGAGAGAGGGCAAAGAGGGGTCACATTTGGTAAGACGCATGTTTGATGGCAAACAGCAAGAGTTTCTTTTTGAATATTCATTTCAGTTCTCTCTCGTGTGATATGAGTGCAGATTTACTGTTTGTGTTTTAACTTTTAGAGCTATGCTGAAAAGTATCGTGGCAAAGTGTGTTTGAAAGCAGACAATTTGCACAATAAATAATCTGAAGGCTGGATTCAGTCAGCTCCAGCCTTGTCATAGGCAGGGTCTTCATAGCCCTGCTGATTTCAGTGAATGCTGCCATGAACCCAGTGCTGGCTGCTCTGTGGTCTGTGTGTCACAGAGCTCTGGTGTGGCTGCTCTTACCTGTCCTGAGCCTTGTTCAGAACAGGGAAACGCCTGTAGAGGTCCCTATTGTACTGCAAATCCAGGAAACCGCTTGGGACTCCTCCTTTATGACCCAGTTAaggaacaaacaaaacaaagtgcAGGTACTCATTAAAATATCAGTGTAAGTAGTCATTAATTATCATGACAGCAATAAAATCTTGTACTATGACTAGACTTGGGGCTGCTCCTACTCTCACTGAACTGAGTGGAAGCGAGAGCAAGTTCTGTGAGCAGCATACCTGGGCGAGCTGGAGCAGGTGTGCACGAGAGGGAACTGTTCACTGGGCTgctttgggatctctgctgctCCGGGCCCTTCTGGCTCTTGGCTGCACAGATGGGAAGAGCTCCCTCTGTGTGGCTGCCGGGGTTGGGAGCTGGGGCACAGGTTGGTTTTAGCTGAGAGTAGGGCTTGACTTGGTATGAAGCCCACGGCCTCTGGGCAAGCAAACCTCTAAATGAGAGGTTGCTCAAGTCAAATTAAAATTCTAATTCAATTTTTCATAAGTATAAACATAAAAATAGCCCATGAGACAGAGTTTCACAGACAAACTACGGTTAAAACTGCTTTAAATGCTTATTCTCTGGAGCAGTTTGGGATGAGCTTAACTTGGTAGTCGAGGCATGTCTTTCATAGCCATTCTGGGGGAATTTTCTGTTTGatggtttggggattttgccCTGTTGTGGAATTAGGGCCATCTGTGAATGGTCACCTGCTTTAGCTCTGGGCTCAGTTTTCTAATTCATAAAAAGGTTCTAGATATCCAAAGGTGAGGTTTTGATTCCATATCGAAGGCTGAGTCACTTAAATGCtaatttttaatcaaaactTCTTGTTGAATTTATATGGTGAATATTGGCAAAGAAACTTCCTTCTATAGATTCCCTAGTGGCATTTCTCTGTGAAGGAATTTAGTCCTTTAATAAGCAGAAGTACAGTTTACTGCATTTTGAATACCTGATATTCAAATGACAGGTGTGTTTCCTGGCCAGGACTGACCAAAATGTGCCATGGCAGCATTGCCCCTGGCTGATAGGAGCCAGGCTGATGGAGAGCCAGCCTGAGGTGCCCAGCATGGGACAGCTTCCTAGGCAAGAAATGTCTGtgagcccagagctgggagtCACAGGCAGCTCCACACCTGCTGCCTCAGGCCTGACATGCTCGTGGAAGCCCAGTTTTTGTAGCACTATTGCTGTGTGCTGGTTCATCTGCCATCATCTTCAGCTTCCCAAGCCAAGGGGAACAATATGATCCGGTTATAGGAGTGTGAGAGCATGGGCCATGGCATTCCAAATCTGTTATgctctttgccttttttaaaaatatatattatttagggtttttttttgtttggggggCCACAGGAAATGCAAGAACCcttcctttctcctccttctccaaggCTGTTGTGCAGGAAGGCTGCTCCACAGCTCCCTCTGGCaaacagcacagccaggctTGAGACATGAGAGGACAGGGCCGAGCTTTGCAAGAATGTCTGAGTAACTCGGGCAAAGCTAATTTATTTGACATCATTTCAGTGCATAAGGCTAAGTCTGTTTGTTCCCCATTGTTATGGCAAATCCCACGATGGATGGAATTTTATTGACTTGTGCCGGCCGTTTGACAGAGCGTGGCAGCAGGTTTGGCCATGAGCACTGTTCCAGGAACTGCCTTAATAGAAGCCACCGTCAAATTCAAAGGCTGTGCGGCAACAACTGGGCCTCGCAGGGAGATGTGGCAGCCTTGCCACAGGGAGGACCCGAGCGCTTCCCTTGAGTGCATTTCTGATCTGCTACCTCTGGGCAGGGGAAGCAGGGCAGGATGGGAGGAGGACCTTGAGTTACAGGCCGTGCAAGAACATGCAAGATTTGGCTGAGAATTTTGtgcttttcccccttcttttgAAGGCTATGTCATTGCATGTTCATGGGTGTGTCTTGGAGGGATGCTCTTAAGGCAAGCAAACTCAAGGAGGGCCTCCAAGTGGCCTTGTCTGTGTTTGTGATTTTTGGAAACTCAGCATCTCAGGTGCCGAGTTTTTGGGTATAAGTCTTTGTAGTTCTGACCCGGTACTTCAGTAGCCTAATTTGCCTTGTGTTTCAGGATGCATGACTGCTGCAGTGCCCTTTCAGGCCATCCAGGTTTGCCAGAGCAAACCAATGCCCTGAAACACAGTCAGGACTCCCAAGGAGCTGAAAGAGAGGAAATTCTCCTGCCCTTTCCCCTTGCCTTGTTAATGCTTCTCTTGACTTCTTTGGTGGCATGTTCATGACGTCTCCTGTGCAAATAGATATGAAAGTTCTCCCTCAGGCACTTCTCATCCGTCTCCTGAATTCCTTTCTCCATCACTAACGACGTTTTCCATCAAGattacagcaggaaaaaaatgttctctATGGGCTAGATGCTCCCCTGTGCGTGAAAAGTGTGTGCAAGAGCCAAGAAACACTAGGAGTTTCTTCCTGATTGTTCCCAAGAAGAATGGAGAGTGACGCAGGGGAAGGGCATGCCCTTacaccaacacacacacacactccaaGACCTGCACAGAAGTGTCTGTGACCTCAGCATGACAGTGAGGAATTTAGGGGTGGTCGGACCCAGTTGGGTGTCCCCTTGCATTCCTCCCTGACCTTTTCCTTTTGGCCCAGCAGAGTTCCTTTCAGACTCATCCTTCCTGGCCTACCCAAAAGAGGTGCCTCCCAGCCAGAAGCAGGTGCCCTTGTGTAATTCAGGTGCCACATTCAAATTTCAGCCTGAAAGGACTTTAAAAGGGTTTTTAAGATGATGCCAAGTAAAGGTTAGTTTGgttcctttttaaattattaaggATTTGTGAAATGTATTGGTGGAATGGCTCCACTGAAGGCTTTTCAAGACAATTAATCATAAAGTAGGGCTCTGGGATTTTCCCAATCAGCTCTGGCCTAACTCCaagccctgctgcaggctgtAATAAAGCATTTGTTGTCTTCAGTGGGTGCAGACTCAGACTACTTGCACTGCCTTCAGTCTGTGGCTATTTAGGCGTTTATGGCTTTTTAGTGCTGTGGCATTCTTAAAAATTCCTATTTGTTTGTGGTGGTTTCTTGAGTGAGAAGCACCATGATACATAAGAAGAACAAGGTGAGAGATACAAGCCAATGTGACAACAGTAAGACAACAGTACCAGCATGTGCTTTGAATGCTACTTGAAAGTTAAAAACCCTGGGTGGAGGAGGAAACTCAGGGGCACTTGGCccagtgtctgtgtgtgtgggtATAGGCACAGTCCTGGGTTGCCACAGGGTTTCTGGGGACTGTGCATTGTCCATAATTTCAATGAATTGGAGTCAGactgcttctctctctctcaataCAAATAGTTCTGCATATGTGCACGGAAAGAAAACATGACACAGGTGGGAGACAAATTCTCTTTGTCTTCCAAACATTGGAATACATTTGTTTGAGACTGTTCATTGCTTCATTATTTGCACATCCTTCCTTCAGCACTTAAGCTGTGTGCCTAATTCCTATTGTGCCAAATGATATTTTCTGTGATCATTGTCCAGGTGACATGGTCAAATATTGACAGCAGTGCCCTGCATGCATCtgataaaaaaatctcagactTTAATGTGCATACCATACCTTGTACTGATGAAGAGCTGGGGCTCTGCCCTAGATATCAGGTGGTTTGGTAATGTTGAACAGCAAGTTTGTGTTGTATCtcataaaaataatctttgttGACCCAGAGCTTGGGTGCATGCAGATCAGTACATATGCAGAAAGCCCTGCAGAAAACATTCCATTATCCTTCAAAGAGCTCAGGGAAACCCAAACCCTACCACTGTGGGAGAGAGTTGGACCACCCTGAGCCACGGGCCGTGTCCCTCCTGCGGCCCATGGAGGGTTTGGAGTGGGGGCCTTTctcctggcacaggggcaggTCTGTATGCAAAAGGTGCAGATCAGGGCCTGCTCCATCTTATTATTCTGCACCAGAGCTTTAGTCCAGTCCTTTCCACACAGAAATTCCCCCAGGGTCTATGGTCCTGTGCAGAATGCAAAAATTATGATAGAAATGATTGATAGGAATTACAAGTAATATAAATAAGACAAAATAACAGTTACATATGATTTAATGCAAGTCACTGCCAAAGAAGTCCAAGCAGAGGTTTCCACATATCACCAAGAGTGAGATGGTGCAAAAGCAGCTTGATCTGCTTCAGGTGGCCTGTTAATTCAGAGGCTTGAGTTTGATTGTGGCTCCTGTCTCTTGTAAAGCAACAAGCTAGCTGGGTGTCAGGCAGGAGGAAATGTTGATTTAGCCTGTGCTAAGGATGAGCAAAGGGAATAGTACGGATTGCTGGGCTGAGCCTGATGTGTCCTGGGAGAAGGAGCCTCAAGGGACAGTGGTCATGGCATGGGAATATAATGACCTGATGGTTTTCCATGCTTAAATCTCTCTGCGTGGTCATGTTTAAATTTCCCTTCTCCTGCAGTATGGATCAGGACTGCAGCATAAGGAACAGGAGCCtgggaggcagcagtgctgctctggctcAGCATCCAAAGAGGAAATGATCCATGAGAAGGGCAGGAGTCCCTGCCTCTGCACATGTTCGATAAATTGCAGACCCTGTGCTTGCCTCCGTGCTGCCATCACATAAATATCCAGATAGCTACAAGGATGCCACTGTGATGAAAGTGTTACAGCCTTTGAAGTAGTTCAGAGATGCTGGGGTATGGAAAACCGACACTTAGTCCATACAGAACACTTTGCGTCTGTAGGTGGAAAACCAGTCTTGCTCCCAGCATGACCTCTGGGGGAAGTGGACAACGTTTCAGTAGCCAGCTGAAATTATCTGAAGACTCCCTTGGCCTGTCACACTGCAGGGAAAAAGCGGAGCCTTCTGTGCCTCTGCTTTTGCTTCTTGCCTCCTTCAGCCCTGCCATCCATAAACAACTGGGGGAAGTTTCGGGTGTTACTAATTTTAATAAAGTGGTTTTGGGAATGTTTTGCCTCTCCAGAGCTTTCATAGCATACGGTAATAGAGGCTTTTGGCAGGAGCAGTAAAGCAAATTGCTCCCGCCCTCCCTTAGCATGCGGTAAGCTGTGTGTGTCCCAGCAGCCACGTGACTGAAAGTCTGAACGCGGCGCAGCACCTGGGAAGCTGGGAATGCCCGTGTGAAACACGCAGACTCCGTGCCCTGCACAGAAGCACCAGCCTCTGCTCTCCTACGCTCTCTGGGCCCATGATCTCTACCAACTCGGGCAGTTCTCTGGAACTGCTTATTTTGGAGATAATGGGGAATGTTCTGTCACTGGGGATGCACATCCTTGCACCATAGTTTACTCTGTGCCtaaattttctttgcttttgagGGCTTGCATCAGACTGTCAGGCACTATTGAACAGAGACATTTGTGCTTATCTGCCTA from Anomalospiza imberbis isolate Cuckoo-Finch-1a 21T00152 chromosome 4, ASM3175350v1, whole genome shotgun sequence includes:
- the EPGN gene encoding epigen gives rise to the protein MTFGMLIYILLKAMGALSEESAITASSLSTDLRNNWTKNNTEVDYTEQPKLLKLMQTCLEEHHSYCINGLCAFHSELRKPICKCLAGYNGERCEHLTLNSYAHNSYERYIAVGIGIGILTSGILAIIYCYVRKRCRKLKSPYKVCVGETAL